The Klebsiella sp. RHBSTW-00484 genome includes a window with the following:
- the umuD gene encoding translesion error-prone DNA polymerase V autoproteolytic subunit: MMFYKPVELRQVISIPLFSDLVPCGFPSPAQDYIEKGIDLNELCISHPAATYFVMATGMSMVDAGIYEGSLLVVDRSLKATHGDIIIASLAGEYTVKRLCTHPVMQLMPMNPDFPPIELHDGGEELEIFGVVTFSINRFR, translated from the coding sequence ATGATGTTCTACAAGCCAGTTGAATTGCGTCAGGTCATATCAATTCCGTTGTTTAGCGATCTTGTCCCGTGTGGGTTTCCCAGTCCGGCGCAGGATTATATTGAGAAGGGGATTGATCTCAACGAGCTTTGTATCAGCCATCCTGCGGCGACCTATTTTGTGATGGCGACAGGCATGTCGATGGTTGATGCCGGTATTTATGAGGGTTCGCTACTGGTGGTGGATCGCAGCCTGAAAGCAACGCATGGCGATATCATCATTGCCTCGTTGGCCGGTGAGTACACGGTCAAACGCCTCTGCACGCATCCCGTGATGCAATTGATGCCGATGAACCCTGATTTTCCTCCGATTGAACTACACGATGGTGGTGAAGAGCTGGAGATTTTTGGCGTCGTCACGTTCAGCATTAATCGGTTTCGCTAA
- a CDS encoding PTS sugar transporter subunit IIB, which yields MKKLLICCLFGETAGIIARKMQKIADTQGLDLLISAVGVENFFSVAPAYDGVLIAPHIQYKIPEFMNSLNSEQEIAVIESLPYASFDGEKILTFAMSTIPQSLT from the coding sequence GTGAAAAAGTTATTAATATGTTGCCTGTTCGGCGAAACGGCAGGAATTATTGCCAGAAAAATGCAAAAAATAGCCGATACTCAGGGTTTAGATCTTTTAATCAGTGCCGTTGGTGTTGAGAATTTCTTTAGCGTAGCACCTGCCTATGACGGCGTTTTGATCGCTCCGCATATTCAATATAAGATCCCAGAATTCATGAACTCATTGAATTCGGAACAAGAAATTGCAGTGATCGAAAGTTTGCCTTACGCATCATTTGATGGTGAGAAAATCCTCACGTTCGCAATGAGTACGATTCCTCAATCACTAACATAA
- a CDS encoding outer membrane beta-barrel protein has product MKKTLITLIIANAFTATTAFAAAQEGTWYAGSKFGWSHYGDSSSDHSVDVDRDNVGGGVFTGYQINPWLAVEGGYDYLGNMGINGRHGASGSQMKSQGLQLSLKASYGLTSDWDLYGRAGLMGYRAESDVNGHNRFDTGVRPVVAIGTEYAFNNNWSGRLEYQWVNNVGNENQIGMSSDVSSVMAGVSYRFGQ; this is encoded by the coding sequence ATGAAAAAGACGCTTATTACGTTAATTATTGCTAATGCTTTTACCGCGACCACTGCTTTTGCTGCTGCGCAGGAGGGAACCTGGTATGCGGGTTCTAAATTTGGCTGGTCGCATTATGGTGACTCAAGCTCCGATCACTCTGTCGATGTAGACCGTGATAACGTCGGCGGCGGTGTGTTTACCGGTTATCAGATTAACCCGTGGCTGGCGGTAGAAGGTGGGTATGATTATTTAGGTAATATGGGGATCAACGGTCGCCATGGTGCATCCGGTTCGCAGATGAAAAGTCAGGGATTGCAGCTCTCATTGAAAGCCAGTTACGGCCTGACCAGCGATTGGGACCTCTATGGCCGCGCAGGGTTGATGGGTTATCGCGCGGAGTCTGACGTGAATGGCCATAACCGTTTTGATACCGGCGTGCGTCCGGTGGTGGCGATTGGTACTGAGTATGCCTTTAACAACAATTGGTCGGGGCGTCTGGAGTATCAGTGGGTTAACAATGTGGGCAACGAAAACCAGATTGGCATGAGCAGCGATGTGAGCTCCGTGATGGCTGGCGTTAGCTATCGATTTGGTCAGTAA
- a CDS encoding winged helix-turn-helix transcriptional regulator: MHILPPVRPEESIQRLTALLEPIAEKMKVVPRKRITWTHKNQPQLYLFQEGELSILRASDGLLIVTVYNPHLFGIAEMIQPVRGHQLRAETESTILRVDAQKAMEAFRQHGVWEDVASLLSYHTAYLFYRDALVVQQRTYAVIRNHLIEMSLLPEETRMRVSILDYIQERTHLSRSSVLNVLSALKSGNYIVFKRGGYLIELNNLPERF, translated from the coding sequence ATGCACATTTTACCACCTGTTCGCCCGGAAGAGAGTATCCAACGCTTGACGGCACTGCTGGAGCCGATTGCCGAAAAAATGAAAGTAGTGCCGCGAAAACGCATTACCTGGACGCACAAAAATCAACCTCAGTTGTACCTTTTTCAGGAAGGCGAACTTTCGATACTCAGGGCATCAGACGGTCTGCTAATTGTCACCGTTTACAACCCACATCTGTTTGGCATCGCTGAAATGATCCAGCCGGTGCGCGGCCATCAACTGCGGGCGGAAACTGAATCGACAATCCTGCGCGTCGATGCGCAAAAAGCGATGGAGGCCTTTCGTCAGCACGGCGTATGGGAAGATGTCGCCTCATTGTTGTCGTATCATACGGCCTATCTTTTTTATCGTGATGCCTTAGTGGTACAGCAACGAACCTATGCCGTCATTCGCAATCATTTAATAGAAATGAGCCTGCTCCCGGAGGAAACTCGAATGCGCGTATCTATTCTGGATTATATTCAGGAACGCACACATTTATCCCGAAGTAGTGTATTAAATGTGCTTTCTGCGTTAAAAAGTGGTAACTATATCGTTTTTAAACGCGGTGGTTATTTGATTGAATTGAATAATTTACCTGAGCGTTTTTAG
- the ymcF gene encoding cold shock small protein YmcF — protein MTDHIHFRCPCCHGSQYRTSAYDVSATNPFGAKCIFCKSSMITLDNIAIHISKNSASLELRK, from the coding sequence ATGACTGACCACATTCATTTCAGGTGCCCATGCTGTCATGGGTCACAGTACAGAACATCGGCTTACGATGTGTCTGCAACAAATCCGTTTGGCGCGAAATGTATCTTTTGTAAATCTTCAATGATTACACTCGATAACATCGCCATACATATTTCTAAAAACTCAGCATCGCTGGAGTTAAGGAAATAA
- the cspE gene encoding transcription antiterminator/RNA stability regulator CspE has protein sequence MSEKMTGLVKWFNESKGFGFISPLDGSKDVFVHFSALQGDGFKTLFEGQKVDFSIENGAKGPAAANVILRD, from the coding sequence ATGTCTGAGAAGATGACTGGTTTAGTAAAATGGTTTAACGAAAGCAAAGGTTTTGGTTTTATTTCTCCACTGGATGGCAGTAAGGATGTCTTTGTACATTTTTCTGCACTTCAGGGTGATGGTTTCAAAACCTTATTTGAAGGGCAGAAAGTTGATTTCTCTATCGAGAATGGCGCCAAAGGTCCTGCTGCTGCAAATGTCATTTTGCGCGATTAA
- a CDS encoding DJ-1/PfpI family protein: MSKKILMLVGDYAEDYETMVPFQALQMIGHQVDAVCPDKITGDYIMTAIHDFDGAQTYSEKPGHRFILNADFSAAKEQDYDALLIPGGRAPEYLRLNDEVLKLVQSFDAARKPIAAVCHGPQLLAAAGILKGRTCSAYPACAPEVHLSGGHYADIGIDQAHVDGNLVTAPAWPAHPQWLAKFAELLQQ, from the coding sequence ATGAGTAAGAAAATTCTAATGCTGGTCGGCGATTATGCTGAGGACTACGAAACGATGGTGCCATTTCAGGCATTGCAGATGATTGGTCATCAGGTTGATGCAGTCTGCCCTGACAAAATCACAGGCGACTACATTATGACCGCAATCCATGATTTTGACGGTGCCCAGACTTATAGCGAGAAGCCTGGTCATCGTTTTATTCTCAACGCCGATTTCAGCGCAGCGAAGGAACAGGATTATGACGCTCTGCTGATCCCCGGTGGACGCGCGCCTGAATACCTACGATTGAATGATGAAGTACTCAAACTGGTACAGTCGTTTGATGCTGCACGTAAACCGATTGCCGCAGTTTGCCACGGACCCCAACTGCTGGCCGCAGCAGGGATACTAAAAGGACGCACCTGCAGCGCCTACCCAGCCTGTGCACCGGAAGTACACCTCAGCGGTGGTCATTATGCCGACATCGGCATCGATCAGGCGCACGTCGATGGCAATTTGGTCACCGCCCCTGCCTGGCCAGCGCACCCGCAATGGCTGGCGAAATTTGCCGAATTGTTGCAGCAGTAA
- a CDS encoding peptide ABC transporter substrate-binding protein, whose translation MKYPVTLTCGALWLASVSSLAWAADVPPGTVLAEKQMLVRHIKDEPATLDPAKAVGLPEIQVIRDLFEGLVNQDAKGNLIPGVATRWQSNDNRVWTFTLRDNARWSDGTPVTAEDFVYSWRRLVDPKTTSPFAWFAALAGISNAQNIIDGKAAPDSLGVTAVDARTLRVQLDKPLPWFSNLAASFAFYPVQKANVESGDNWTRPGNLVGNGAYVLKDRVVNEKLVVVPNTHYWDNAKTVIQQVTFMPINQESAATKRYLAGDIDITESFPKNLYQKLLKDIPGQVYTPPQLGTYYYAFNTQKGPTADERVRLALSMTIDRRLMAEKILGTGEKPAWRFTPDVTAGFTPQPVQIESMSQAELNAQAKALLQAAGYGPNRPLKLTLLYNTSENHQKIAIAVASMWKKNLGVDVKLQNQEWKTYIDSRNTGNFDVIRASWVGDYNEPSTFLSLLTSTHSGNISRFNDPAYDKILTQAALENSEKARNDDYNAAEKIIMAKAPIAPIYQYTNGRLIKPWLKGYPITNPEDVAYSRTMYIEKH comes from the coding sequence ATGAAGTATCCTGTCACATTGACATGCGGCGCGCTGTGGTTAGCCAGCGTCTCTTCTCTTGCCTGGGCGGCGGATGTCCCTCCGGGCACCGTATTAGCTGAAAAACAGATGCTGGTGCGGCACATTAAAGATGAACCCGCCACATTAGATCCCGCTAAAGCCGTGGGCCTGCCAGAAATTCAGGTGATCCGCGATCTCTTTGAAGGTTTAGTCAATCAGGACGCGAAAGGCAACCTGATTCCTGGCGTGGCGACTCGCTGGCAGAGCAATGATAACCGCGTCTGGACCTTCACCCTGCGTGACAACGCCCGCTGGTCCGACGGCACGCCGGTGACGGCAGAGGATTTTGTCTATAGCTGGCGGCGGCTGGTGGACCCAAAAACGACTTCGCCGTTCGCGTGGTTTGCCGCACTGGCGGGCATCAGCAACGCGCAAAATATTATTGATGGTAAAGCCGCGCCGGATAGCCTCGGTGTCACCGCGGTGGATGCGCGGACCCTGCGCGTGCAGCTGGATAAACCGCTGCCGTGGTTCAGCAATCTGGCGGCCAGTTTCGCCTTTTATCCTGTGCAGAAAGCCAATGTGGAAAGCGGTGATAACTGGACGCGCCCGGGTAATCTGGTCGGTAACGGCGCGTATGTTTTAAAAGATCGCGTGGTGAATGAAAAGCTGGTGGTGGTTCCCAATACGCACTATTGGGATAACGCCAAAACGGTCATTCAGCAGGTTACGTTTATGCCGATCAACCAGGAGTCGGCGGCGACCAAGCGCTATCTGGCGGGCGATATCGATATCACTGAGTCATTCCCGAAAAACCTGTATCAGAAGCTGCTGAAGGACATCCCGGGACAGGTCTATACCCCGCCGCAGTTGGGGACTTATTACTATGCGTTTAACACGCAGAAGGGGCCAACTGCCGATGAGCGCGTGCGCCTGGCGCTGAGCATGACGATTGACCGTCGTCTGATGGCAGAGAAAATTCTGGGAACCGGCGAGAAACCGGCCTGGCGCTTTACCCCGGATGTCACCGCAGGCTTTACTCCGCAGCCGGTGCAAATTGAGAGCATGAGTCAGGCCGAGCTGAATGCTCAGGCGAAAGCGCTGCTGCAGGCGGCGGGCTACGGCCCAAACCGTCCGCTGAAGCTGACTCTGCTGTATAACACCTCGGAAAATCATCAGAAAATCGCTATCGCGGTGGCGTCGATGTGGAAGAAAAACCTTGGTGTTGATGTGAAGCTGCAAAATCAGGAGTGGAAGACCTATATAGACAGTCGAAATACCGGGAATTTCGATGTGATCCGCGCTTCGTGGGTAGGGGATTACAATGAACCGTCGACTTTCCTGTCGCTACTGACCTCAACCCACAGCGGCAATATTTCGCGCTTTAACGATCCGGCCTATGACAAAATTCTGACACAGGCAGCGCTGGAAAACTCGGAAAAAGCGCGCAACGATGATTACAACGCTGCGGAAAAAATCATTATGGCGAAAGCGCCTATCGCGCCGATTTATCAATACACCAACGGGCGTCTGATTAAACCGTGGTTGAAAGGATATCCGATAACCAACCCGGAAGACGTGGCGTATAGCCGCACGATGTATATTGAGAAGCACTGA
- the mpaA gene encoding murein tripeptide amidase MpaA translates to MPVSRPRPQRGAFPPGTQRYGQSHLGAPLLWFPAPLADSRSGLILAGTHGDENSSIVTLSCALRTLKPELRRHHVVLAVNPDGCQLGLRANARGIDLNRNFPAANWKEGETVYRWNSAAEQRDVVLLTGEKPGSEPETQALCQLIHQTHPAWVVSFHDPLACIEDPGHSELGRWLANAFTLPLVGSVGYETPGSFGSWCADIGLPCITAEFPPISADEATDKYLSAMINLLHWHPQR, encoded by the coding sequence ATGCCCGTTTCTCGTCCCCGCCCTCAACGCGGCGCTTTTCCGCCAGGAACCCAGCGCTACGGCCAGTCTCATCTCGGCGCACCGCTGCTGTGGTTCCCTGCACCGCTGGCCGATAGCCGCAGCGGTTTAATTCTTGCCGGCACCCACGGCGATGAGAACTCATCAATCGTCACCCTCTCCTGCGCGTTACGCACGCTCAAACCGGAGCTGCGCCGTCATCACGTGGTGCTGGCGGTAAATCCCGACGGCTGTCAGCTAGGGTTACGTGCCAACGCACGTGGAATCGACCTGAACCGAAATTTTCCGGCGGCGAACTGGAAGGAAGGGGAAACGGTTTATCGCTGGAACAGCGCGGCAGAGCAGCGTGATGTGGTTCTGCTCACTGGCGAAAAGCCCGGTTCAGAGCCAGAAACCCAGGCGCTGTGCCAGCTGATCCACCAGACCCATCCCGCCTGGGTCGTTTCATTTCACGATCCGCTAGCCTGCATTGAAGATCCCGGCCACAGCGAGCTGGGACGCTGGCTCGCCAATGCCTTTACTCTGCCGCTGGTGGGCAGCGTCGGCTATGAAACGCCCGGCTCCTTTGGCAGCTGGTGCGCCGATATCGGCCTGCCGTGCATTACCGCCGAATTTCCGCCGATATCCGCCGACGAGGCCACGGATAAATACCTGTCGGCAATGATTAACCTGCTGCACTGGCACCCTCAAAGATGA